The genomic segment ACTCCTTTTCCATACACATCGCTTCCACTTGTGGCTTTTAAAAGATTTAAATTTTGTATGGTAACATGTACTTTTCGGGCTTTTGCCTTCCAAATATTTTTTTCTGAATAGATTCTTAAAACACCATCGTTTACTTCTGTAATAATAATGTCGTGAAGATTTTCATCAGCCTCAACTGTTACTTTGTTTGTGTTTCCTTGTGTTATATAAAGATCGATTCCTGTGCTTACTTTTATTCCAGAAAAATTTTCGTCTACTTTTCTATCTTCAATCGTTACATTTCTATTTCCATTAACTCTGTTAAACATATCTACTCCACAAGAGGTAAATACGGTTGCTAAAAAAAGAATTGCTACGATTTTGTTGATTGATTTTTTCATGATATTAGTTTGTTTTAGATTGTAAAAGTCTATTAATAGACGTTTACAACAGAAGTTTAGTTGCCTAACAATATAAATTTAAAGCTTAATTGTAGTTTAAATTGTTTCTTCTTTACTTTCTTTTAAATCCTCCTCTTTTTTTACGCAATCTGTACATTCTAACATATTTTTACCCATTGTAAAATATCTGTTAAGCATATTTTTATCACGAATTTTTTCATCATTTTTAATGTCGTAAATAAAGTTTTTTACAGAATTATCGAAATAAATGGTCATATTTTCTGGGATAAACACAGTAATATCAACTTCTTCGTCTTTCCAAATATTGGTAACATCAGATAAGAAAAATGCATCGAAAACAACTTCATTTCCTGTAATCTCATATTTATACTCAATTTTTTCGGCAGTTTTGTTTGCTCTAATTCTGCTTTTTCCACGAGATTCTTTTTGTACAACAAAGTAAGCTTCGTCTGTAGCACTTCTTTTTACATTTATTTCTACGTCATTGGAATACATTGCGACTTTATCGTCAATTTCAACCTTGTATTTTCGAGAATTTCTTCTTAAGTTATGTTGATAATAAATGGCATCATCATTCTTCATTTTTAAAACTAAGGTATCGTTCCTTTGAATGTTTAACGTGTTTTTTTCTACAGATTGTCCATATTTCGCATGCGAAGCTCCAAACTCTAAACCAGCAAAAATGATTCCTAATAAAGCGATAATCCAAATTCCTAAAAGAGTTAAAGAAGTGGTTTTGCTAAATTGTTTCACACTGCTAGATAGTATTCTTAGACCTAATACGAATAAGACCAAAAAAGGTATTCCAATTAGTAAAAAAAGAAACAATGTTAAAACCCACATTGGTATGGTAGATGCATAGAAAAACTCTGGATATTGCAATATTTCTTCACCAAAATTTAAAAATTCTAAACTCCCTACAGAAAACCCTCCAATAATTAGAGATAAAATAACTGCTGCTGCCACAAATACTAAGATTGCTCCAATAAATTTTCCAATTACTTTTAAAAGCACCAAGAAAATGTTGCCTAATGCATTTAAAAAATCTTGCAGTCCGTTATTTTTTTTTGTCTTTGCTCTAAAGGTTTTGCTCATTTTTTCTGAAAACTCGTTTGCACCATCTTTAATTTTTTCTGATGCTTGGTTTGCAAAAACAGTAACATTTTCTGAAACATTATTAAATTCTTCTCGAATTTTTTTCTCGATATTATCGATGTTAACAGGTTCGCCTTCCATTTGTAATTTTTCGGCAGTTGTTTTTGCTTCTGGAAGCAAAATCCACAGAATAATGTATAATATTATTCCAAAACCAGCTCCAAAGAATAAGGCTAATAAACCAAGGCGAATCCAAATGGTATCAACATCGAAATAATGTGCAATTCCAGAGGCAACACCACCAATAAATTTATCATCTCCATCTCTAAACAATTTTTTTCCAGAGGCGTTATTTCTTGTGTAAGAATAACTAGAATTATCGTATGCTTCTTCTGCTTCTGCATAATCTTCTGGCTGTCCCATAATTGCAATAATATCGTCGATATCGCTTTCGTTAACTACTTGTCTTGCGTCTGTAATTTTTTCTGATAAAAGTTCGCTAATTCGTGCTTCTATATCTGCGATAATTTCGTTTTTTCCTTGAGGATCGTCGCTTAAAGACCTAGAAATAGATTCTAGATATCTTTTTAATTTTTGATAAGCGACTTCGTCTATATGGAAGAAAAATCCGCCTAAATTTATATTTATTGTCTTATTCATCTGTTGTTGGTTTTTTGCTAATTACTTGGTTTACTGAATTGATTAAGTTGCTCCATGTTTTGTCTAATTCTTTTAAAAACATAGTTCCGTTTTCTGTTAAAACGTAGTATTTTCTTGGTGGTCCAGAAGTGGATTCTTCCCATCTATAGGTTAATAAACCTGCGTTTTTTAAACGTGTTAATAGTGGATAAATGGTCCCTTCAACCACAATCATTTCTGCAGTTTTTAATGTGGAAAGAATTTCAGAAGTATAAGCATCGCCATTTTTTAAGATGGATAAAATGCAATACTCTAAAACACCTTTTCGCATTTGTGCTTTTGTGTTTTCTATCTTCATGTATTTGTTGGTTGAGTTCCTAATTGAACGTTTTCAATAAAAGAAAACTTTAGGAAATTAATTTTTATATATATTTTTTTATGCTTCATGCTCGTGTTTTATTTTACAAATTTTATAGTAAAAGGGTATTTGTAATTTTCACCATCTTTCGCTTTTAAAGATGCTATAATTACCAGTGCAATTCCTATTAAGTAAATAATGCCTGCAATAGATCCTAAACCTATAAAACCAAAAAGATTATCGAAATTTATGTTAATGTCTATATTGTTGAAATTTCTAAAGTTTCTAAAAATAGAACCAAATGCAAATGGAACAAATGCAATACTTATAATAAAAACATATAACGTATAACTGATGTTAAAATTTACAGCTTCTTTACCTTGTTCGTCTAAATAAAGACTTCTATCTTTTAAAGTTTGCCAAGCAATTAATGGTGCCACTATATTTCCAAAAGGAAACAGAAAACCAGTAAATGCAGATAAATGTATTAAAAATGCGTTGGTATTTTCGTTGTTTTGTTTCATTTTATTAAATCTATATAATACTTTCTTATGCAAATATATGTCTTAAAAATAGTATTATGCAATACATAGTACTATTATTAACATTTCTTTAACATTTTAATTTTTGATTCATTTCAACATAAAAAGAGCTGAAACAATTACTGTTATTGAGTTTTATAACTTAATTTTAAGTATATTGTGCTTCTGAATAATGCTAATAACAAATTATTTTTTCTTCAAAATTTTCGATAAAAATGAAATTTACTCCACAAAAAGTAAACCTTTTTAACCTTATAAAACTTCCTTTGGCATATTTAGGAGGCGTGCGAGTTCGCAAAATTACAAATACAGAAGTCGTGGTTTCTATAAAGCACAAATGGTTGAATCAAAATCCATTTAAAAGCATGTTTTGGGCGGCACAGGGAATGGCTGCAGAAATGCCTACTGGCATTTTAGTAATGAAAGCTATTTACGATTCTAAACAAAAAATATCAATGTTGGTTACACATCAAGAAGCAGATTTTTATAAAAAAGCGACTGGAAAAATTTTATTTACCTGTAAAGATGGTAATGAAATTAGAAGCGCCATCCAAGAATCTATAAAAACTGGAGAAGGACAAAAGGTTGTTTTAACTTCCGAAGGAAAAAACGAAGATGGAGTAGTGGTTTCTAAATTTCAATTTCATTGGAGTGTAAGGATAAAAAAATAATTTTTTGTAAAATTATGTAACAATTTTTAATGTTTAAGCTCTTATAGTTAATGTTTAACCAAAAAAGAAATAGATATGTATCAAGATAAAATTCCTCAAAATTCCTCAAGTTATAGTAGAGGAAAAAATGCACATGAAATCGATTACCAGATTTTTGGAGAAGAAATGCAATTTGTAGAGATAGAATTAGATCCACAAGAAGGAGTTGTTGCAGAAGCTGGAACTTTTATGATGATGGACGACCAAATAGGAATGAACACAATTTTTGGAGATGGTTCTAACCAAGAAAAAGGAATTTTAGGAAAGATATTTTCCGCTGGAAAACGAATTTTAACAGGAGAGAGTTTGTTTATGACGGTTTTTACCAATAATGGTGTTGGTAAAAAGTTAGTTTCATTTGCCTCTCCTTATCCAGGTAAAATTATTCCTATTGATTTAACGGAATTTGGTGGAAAGTTTATTTGCCAAAAAGATGCTTTTTTGTGTGCTGCAAAAGGTGTTTCTATAGGAATTGAATTTTCTAAAAAATTAGGTAGAGGTTTATTTGGTGGCGAAGGATTTATCATGCAAAAAATGGAAGGTGATGGTTTGGGCTTTATTCATGCTGGAGGAACTATGGCGAAAAAAGTACTAAAACCAGGAGAGGTTTTAAAAGTTGATACAGGTTGTATTGTTGGTTTTACAAAAGAGGTAGATTATGATATAGAGTTTGTAGGTGGTATTAAAAACACTGTTTTTGGTGGCGAAGGTTTATTTTTTGCAACTTTACGTGGACCAGGAACTGTTTATATACAATCTTTACCATTTAGCAGGTTAGCAGGAAGAGTTTTAGCAATGGCGCCAAGATTGGGAGGTGGAAAAAGGGGAGAAGGAAGTGTTTTAGGTGGAATTGGAGATCTTTTAGATGGTGACAATCGTTTTTAATTTTTTCTCATTACGTTTTTATAAAAAGAAAGAGGCTGTCTTAAAAGTAAATTTAGGGGTCGTTTTTAGTGAAGTCGAAAAATCTAAATTAATCTTTTTTAACATAAATATTTATAATTAATAAACATAGGATCACAAACTCTAATGCTTTTGAGACGACTTCTTATAATTTCTTTAACGAAAGAAATTACTTGTTTTCTTTTTCCTTTTCTTTGATGTCTTTAATGTATTTATCTAAACGTTTTCCGTAAGTAGAATTTCTAACATCTTCAGACAACGAATTATTAATAGTGTCTAATAATTTAATGTTTGCATTGTACAATTCTGTTAATGCAATGTAAGGTGCAGCTTCATAATTTGCATTATTTAAAGCAAAGTTGGTGGTATATAAATACCTTCTTCTTATCATACTTTTGTAATCTTTATCTAACTTTTCTAATAAATCTTTATCGTTGTCTTTTCTGGCATCAAACTCTTTTTTTACAAAATTTAAACTCTGATTTTGGAATTTAGAATTTATTTTCATGTAGTTGTTAAAAACTAATTGGTTTTTAGATCCCGTAATTTCTGGGTTAAAACCAAATAACTCGATATTGTCTTTTATAGTAATAGTTCCTTTATTTCCGAAAAATAGAATCCTTTTATTGGTAACATTTCCATTAAAAGTTAAATAATACATTTCTGGAGATGCTACATTGTCTGTTAGTCTGAAATTTCCATCACCAAAAACGGTTATAGAATCTACAGAAACCAACACAGTGTCTTGCATTTTTTGTAGATATAAAGTCCCTTTTTTTAAGCCTTTAATATTTCCTTCAACAATCATGTTTCCATCTTTCTTAGAGGAACATGCAATAGCTATTAGGGCTATTAAAATAAATCCGATTATTTTCTTCATAATATTAAAATTTTGCGATTGCAAATATGCTTTAAATTTTTAAATGTTCGCTGCTAATTCCATTAAAATTGTACATAAAATTGCGCCCACTGTTCCAATTGCATATCCAAAAACGGCCAATAAAACACCTACAGTTGCCAGGGAAGAGTGAAATGCTTGTGCAACAATTGGAGCAGAAGCAGCACCACCAACATTTGCTTGGCTACCAACAGCTAAAAAGAAATAAGGGGCTCTTATTAATTTTGCGATTAAAACCAACAACCCTGCATGAATACTCATCCAAACAAAACCTATGGCAATTAAACCAGGATTATCGAAAATCATTTTTAAATCCATTTTCATACCAATGCTTGCTACTAAAATGTAAATAAAAACACTGCCTAATTTACTGGCACCTGCACCTTCGTAATTTTTTGCTTTTGTGTAAGATAATAGAATTGCTACAATTGTAGAAATACTAATTAACCAGAAAAAGCTAGAACCTAAAAACGAAAAGATATTTCGCCAAGTTTGCGATGCCATAGAAGCTACAAAATCACTAAAAAAAACACCTAAATATTTTGCTAAAAAATGTCCGAAACCTACAGTTCCAAAAGCAATTGCCAACATAATCATTAAATCTGTTAAAGAGGGGTTTCTCTTTACTTTCTTCGCAAAAGAAGATACTTTTTCTTTCAATTCTTCAATGGCAGAAGTGTCTGCTTTTAACCATTTGTTTATTTTATCTTTTCTACCAATACCTATTAATAAAACAGCCATCCAAACATTGGCAATTACAATATCTACAAACACCATTCCTCCATATTTTGCAGGGTTGTATTTATAAATTTCTAACATGGCAGTTTGGTTTGCTCCACCACCAATCCAACTTCCTGCTAATGTAGAGAGTCCTCTCCAAACAGCATCGAAATTTGCACCTCCAACTGTTTCTGGAGAAAAGATAGAGATTAAGAGAATGGCTAATGGGCCACCAATTATAATTCCTACAGTTCCTGTAAAAAACATAATTAATGCTTTAGAACCTAAGTTAAAAATAGCTTTTAAATCGATGCTTAAAGTCATTAAAACTAAGGCAGCAGGCAGTAGAAAACGACTTGCTATATAATATAATTGTGAGTTTCCTTTTACAACTTCTCCAGTTGCGTTTGTGGTTTCCCATTCTGGAGCAATAACTCCAATTGTAGTAAAAATAGCAGGTATAAAATACGCCATAAATAAACCAGGAACAATTTTGTAAAACTTAGGCCAGAAACCTGTTTTAATACTTT from the Polaribacter cellanae genome contains:
- a CDS encoding DUF4369 domain-containing protein; translated protein: MKKIIGFILIALIAIACSSKKDGNMIVEGNIKGLKKGTLYLQKMQDTVLVSVDSITVFGDGNFRLTDNVASPEMYYLTFNGNVTNKRILFFGNKGTITIKDNIELFGFNPEITGSKNQLVFNNYMKINSKFQNQSLNFVKKEFDARKDNDKDLLEKLDKDYKSMIRRRYLYTTNFALNNANYEAAPYIALTELYNANIKLLDTINNSLSEDVRNSTYGKRLDKYIKDIKEKEKENK
- a CDS encoding TIGR00266 family protein — encoded protein: MYQDKIPQNSSSYSRGKNAHEIDYQIFGEEMQFVEIELDPQEGVVAEAGTFMMMDDQIGMNTIFGDGSNQEKGILGKIFSAGKRILTGESLFMTVFTNNGVGKKLVSFASPYPGKIIPIDLTEFGGKFICQKDAFLCAAKGVSIGIEFSKKLGRGLFGGEGFIMQKMEGDGLGFIHAGGTMAKKVLKPGEVLKVDTGCIVGFTKEVDYDIEFVGGIKNTVFGGEGLFFATLRGPGTVYIQSLPFSRLAGRVLAMAPRLGGGKRGEGSVLGGIGDLLDGDNRF
- a CDS encoding head GIN domain-containing protein — protein: MKKSINKIVAILFLATVFTSCGVDMFNRVNGNRNVTIEDRKVDENFSGIKVSTGIDLYITQGNTNKVTVEADENLHDIIITEVNDGVLRIYSEKNIWKAKARKVHVTIQNLNLLKATSGSDVYGKGVIKTQEISIAATSGADIQIEVDAESVETASTSGSDINISGITTNHASSATSGSSIDAYELRSANVIAKATSGADINIFASDKIEAKATSGGDIDFKGNPKIVNKKSSSGGSISKK
- a CDS encoding PadR family transcriptional regulator; its protein translation is MKIENTKAQMRKGVLEYCILSILKNGDAYTSEILSTLKTAEMIVVEGTIYPLLTRLKNAGLLTYRWEESTSGPPRKYYVLTENGTMFLKELDKTWSNLINSVNQVISKKPTTDE
- a CDS encoding DUF819 family protein, producing the protein MEPIFTNDAIIFGILMLSLGFVFYTESIKTGFWPKFYKIVPGLFMAYFIPAIFTTIGVIAPEWETTNATGEVVKGNSQLYYIASRFLLPAALVLMTLSIDLKAIFNLGSKALIMFFTGTVGIIIGGPLAILLISIFSPETVGGANFDAVWRGLSTLAGSWIGGGANQTAMLEIYKYNPAKYGGMVFVDIVIANVWMAVLLIGIGRKDKINKWLKADTSAIEELKEKVSSFAKKVKRNPSLTDLMIMLAIAFGTVGFGHFLAKYLGVFFSDFVASMASQTWRNIFSFLGSSFFWLISISTIVAILLSYTKAKNYEGAGASKLGSVFIYILVASIGMKMDLKMIFDNPGLIAIGFVWMSIHAGLLVLIAKLIRAPYFFLAVGSQANVGGAASAPIVAQAFHSSLATVGVLLAVFGYAIGTVGAILCTILMELAANI
- a CDS encoding PspC domain-containing protein gives rise to the protein MNKTININLGGFFFHIDEVAYQKLKRYLESISRSLSDDPQGKNEIIADIEARISELLSEKITDARQVVNESDIDDIIAIMGQPEDYAEAEEAYDNSSYSYTRNNASGKKLFRDGDDKFIGGVASGIAHYFDVDTIWIRLGLLALFFGAGFGIILYIILWILLPEAKTTAEKLQMEGEPVNIDNIEKKIREEFNNVSENVTVFANQASEKIKDGANEFSEKMSKTFRAKTKKNNGLQDFLNALGNIFLVLLKVIGKFIGAILVFVAAAVILSLIIGGFSVGSLEFLNFGEEILQYPEFFYASTIPMWVLTLFLFLLIGIPFLVLFVLGLRILSSSVKQFSKTTSLTLLGIWIIALLGIIFAGLEFGASHAKYGQSVEKNTLNIQRNDTLVLKMKNDDAIYYQHNLRRNSRKYKVEIDDKVAMYSNDVEINVKRSATDEAYFVVQKESRGKSRIRANKTAEKIEYKYEITGNEVVFDAFFLSDVTNIWKDEEVDITVFIPENMTIYFDNSVKNFIYDIKNDEKIRDKNMLNRYFTMGKNMLECTDCVKKEEDLKESKEETI
- a CDS encoding DUF4442 domain-containing protein, with amino-acid sequence MKFTPQKVNLFNLIKLPLAYLGGVRVRKITNTEVVVSIKHKWLNQNPFKSMFWAAQGMAAEMPTGILVMKAIYDSKQKISMLVTHQEADFYKKATGKILFTCKDGNEIRSAIQESIKTGEGQKVVLTSEGKNEDGVVVSKFQFHWSVRIKK
- a CDS encoding DUF4870 domain-containing protein translates to MKQNNENTNAFLIHLSAFTGFLFPFGNIVAPLIAWQTLKDRSLYLDEQGKEAVNFNISYTLYVFIISIAFVPFAFGSIFRNFRNFNNIDININFDNLFGFIGLGSIAGIIYLIGIALVIIASLKAKDGENYKYPFTIKFVK